One Peterkaempfera bronchialis DNA window includes the following coding sequences:
- a CDS encoding class I SAM-dependent RNA methyltransferase: MTSTATPSADAPSLVGERYEVEVGPVAHGGHCVARHEGRVLFVRHALPGERVVAEVTEGTDRSRFLRADAVEVLQSSKDRVDAPCPFAGPGRCGGCDWQHATPGAQRKLKVQVLTEQLERLAGLTPAEAGWDGSVEPAPGDKVPAGQVPAWRTRVQFAVDRASGRVGLRRHRSHEVQPVDRCLIAAPGIEELGIEAREWPQIATVEAVAATGSSDRQVILTPVPGGRLPLVELDRPVSVARIDERELFHRVHGRTFVRERAAGRTWRVTGGGFWQIHPAAADTLVDAVLDGLAPRPGENALDLYCGVGLFAGALAERLGEQGAVLGIESDKQAVADARHNLAGLENIRIECDRVERLLPRTGITSTDLIVLDPPRSGAGRDTVRHLAGLGARRIAYVACDPAALARDLSFFRDSGYRPVSLRAFDLFPMTHHMECVAILEPAQKG; encoded by the coding sequence GTGACCAGCACAGCCACCCCATCCGCCGACGCCCCTTCGCTCGTCGGCGAGCGCTACGAGGTCGAGGTCGGCCCGGTCGCCCACGGCGGCCACTGCGTCGCCCGACACGAGGGGCGGGTGCTCTTCGTCCGGCACGCGCTCCCCGGTGAGCGGGTGGTGGCCGAGGTGACCGAGGGCACCGACCGCTCCCGCTTCCTGCGCGCCGACGCCGTGGAGGTGCTCCAGTCCTCCAAGGACCGCGTCGACGCCCCCTGCCCGTTCGCCGGACCGGGCAGGTGCGGCGGCTGCGACTGGCAGCACGCCACCCCCGGCGCGCAGCGCAAGCTCAAGGTGCAGGTGCTCACCGAGCAGCTGGAACGGCTCGCCGGGCTCACCCCCGCCGAGGCCGGCTGGGACGGCTCCGTCGAGCCCGCCCCCGGTGACAAGGTCCCGGCCGGGCAGGTCCCCGCGTGGCGCACCCGGGTGCAGTTCGCCGTGGACCGCGCCAGCGGCCGGGTCGGGCTGCGCCGCCACCGCTCCCACGAGGTGCAGCCGGTCGACCGCTGCCTGATCGCCGCCCCCGGCATCGAGGAGCTCGGCATCGAGGCCCGGGAGTGGCCGCAGATCGCCACCGTCGAGGCGGTGGCGGCCACCGGCTCCTCCGACCGGCAGGTGATCCTCACCCCCGTGCCCGGCGGCCGGCTGCCGCTGGTGGAGCTGGACCGGCCGGTCTCGGTCGCCCGGATCGACGAGCGCGAGCTCTTCCACCGCGTGCACGGCCGCACCTTCGTCCGCGAGCGGGCGGCCGGCCGCACCTGGCGGGTCACCGGCGGCGGCTTCTGGCAGATCCACCCCGCCGCGGCCGACACCCTGGTCGACGCGGTCCTGGACGGCCTCGCCCCGCGCCCCGGCGAGAATGCGCTCGACCTCTACTGCGGTGTCGGCCTCTTCGCCGGAGCGCTGGCGGAGCGGCTGGGCGAGCAGGGCGCGGTGCTGGGCATCGAGTCCGACAAGCAGGCGGTGGCGGACGCCCGGCACAACCTGGCCGGACTGGAGAACATCCGGATCGAGTGCGACAGGGTCGAGCGGCTGCTGCCGCGCACCGGCATCACCTCCACCGACCTGATCGTGCTCGACCCGCCGCGCTCCGGCGCGGGCCGGGACACCGTGCGCCACCTGGCCGGACTGGGCGCCCGCCGGATCGCCTATGTCGCCTGCGACCCGGCCGCCCTCGCCCGCGACCTCTCCTTCTTCCGCGACTCCGGCTACCGGCCGGTGTCGCTGCGGGCCTTCGACCTCTTCCCGATGACCCACCACATGGAGTGCGTGGCGATCCTTGAGCCTGCTCAGAAGGGCTGA
- a CDS encoding APC family permease — MSKLTDVPKRILIGRALRSDKLGETLLPKRIALPVFASDALSSVAYAPEEILLTLSVAGVSAIHFSWQIGVVVAIVMLAVVASYRQNVHAYPSGGGDYEVATVNHGPNSGLIVASALMVDYVLTVAVSTTSGVANVVSAVPALRGHEVGLSILVVLILMSMNLRGVRESGTAFAIPTYAFMAGVFSMTLWGLFRHLALGADIHAESAAYHLQAEPGETGLAGFALIFLLLRAFSSGCAALTGVEAISNGVPAFRKPKSRNAANTLLLMGTIAVTMFMGIIYLASLTGVRMADDPATQLIGAPENYHQKTALAQISEAVFSDFKPGFFFVAAVTGLILVLAANTAFNGFPVLGSILAQDRYLPRQLHTRGDRLAFSNGIIVLAGIAMVFIVAYGADPTRLIQLYIVGVFVSFNMSQSGMIRHWTRLLRTETDPKKRSHMIRSRAINTFGLVMTALVLIVVLVTKFTHAWVAIMLMVVLFVMMKAIRRHYDGVAEELVSAEEPGEDAVLPSRVHSIVLVSKLHKPTLRALAYARLARSSVLEAVTVNVDPPDTKALQAEWHERGIEVPLKVLDSPYREITRPILEYVKNLRRSSPRDVVTVYIPEYVVGHWYEQLLHNQSALRLKGRLLFTPGVMVVSVPWQLESSERRKQQREWSAPGSVRRGEPRRQRKPEATVTGPDKGAGTNDAKDSSS, encoded by the coding sequence GTGTCCAAGCTGACCGACGTACCCAAACGCATCCTCATCGGGCGCGCTCTGCGGAGCGACAAGCTCGGTGAGACGTTGCTGCCCAAGCGGATCGCCCTGCCCGTCTTCGCCTCCGACGCGCTCTCGTCGGTCGCGTACGCCCCCGAGGAGATCCTGCTCACCCTCTCGGTGGCAGGCGTGTCGGCGATCCACTTCTCCTGGCAGATCGGCGTGGTGGTCGCCATCGTGATGCTGGCGGTGGTGGCGTCGTACCGGCAGAACGTGCACGCCTATCCGAGCGGCGGCGGGGACTACGAGGTCGCCACGGTCAACCACGGGCCCAACTCGGGCCTGATCGTGGCCAGCGCCCTGATGGTCGACTACGTCCTCACCGTGGCGGTCTCCACCACCTCGGGCGTGGCCAATGTGGTCTCGGCCGTCCCGGCGCTGCGCGGGCACGAGGTGGGGCTGTCGATCCTGGTCGTCCTGATCCTCATGAGCATGAACCTGCGCGGGGTGCGCGAATCCGGCACCGCCTTCGCCATCCCCACCTATGCCTTCATGGCCGGCGTCTTCTCCATGACCCTCTGGGGACTCTTCCGGCACCTGGCGCTGGGCGCGGACATCCATGCCGAGAGCGCCGCCTACCACCTCCAGGCCGAGCCCGGCGAGACCGGTCTGGCCGGATTCGCCCTGATCTTCCTGCTGCTGCGGGCGTTCTCCTCCGGCTGCGCCGCGCTGACCGGTGTCGAGGCGATCAGCAACGGCGTACCGGCCTTCCGCAAGCCCAAGAGCAGGAACGCGGCCAACACGCTGCTGCTGATGGGCACCATCGCCGTGACGATGTTCATGGGCATCATCTACCTGGCCAGCCTGACCGGGGTGCGGATGGCCGACGACCCGGCCACCCAGCTGATCGGCGCCCCCGAGAACTACCACCAGAAGACCGCGCTGGCGCAGATCAGCGAGGCGGTGTTCAGCGACTTCAAGCCGGGCTTCTTCTTTGTCGCCGCCGTCACCGGGCTGATCCTGGTGCTGGCCGCCAACACCGCCTTCAACGGCTTCCCGGTGCTCGGCTCGATCCTCGCCCAGGACCGCTATCTGCCCCGCCAGTTGCACACCCGGGGCGACCGGCTGGCCTTCTCCAACGGCATCATCGTGCTGGCCGGCATCGCCATGGTCTTCATCGTCGCCTACGGCGCCGACCCCACCCGGCTGATCCAGCTCTATATCGTCGGCGTCTTCGTCTCCTTCAACATGAGCCAGAGCGGCATGATCCGGCACTGGACCAGACTGCTCAGAACCGAGACCGACCCCAAGAAGCGCTCCCATATGATCCGCAGCCGGGCGATCAACACCTTCGGGCTGGTGATGACCGCGCTGGTGCTGATCGTGGTGCTGGTCACCAAGTTCACCCACGCCTGGGTGGCGATCATGCTGATGGTGGTGCTCTTCGTGATGATGAAGGCCATCCGCCGCCACTACGACGGTGTCGCCGAGGAGCTGGTCTCCGCCGAGGAGCCGGGCGAGGACGCCGTACTGCCCTCCCGGGTGCACTCCATCGTGCTGGTCTCCAAGCTGCACAAGCCCACCCTGCGCGCCCTCGCCTATGCCCGGCTGGCCCGCTCCAGCGTCCTGGAGGCGGTCACCGTCAATGTCGACCCGCCGGACACCAAGGCCCTCCAGGCCGAGTGGCACGAGCGCGGCATCGAGGTGCCGCTCAAGGTGCTGGACTCCCCGTACCGGGAGATCACCCGGCCGATCCTGGAGTATGTGAAGAACCTCCGCCGCAGCAGCCCCCGCGATGTGGTCACCGTCTACATCCCGGAGTATGTGGTCGGCCACTGGTACGAGCAGCTGCTGCACAACCAGAGCGCGCTGCGGCTCAAGGGACGGCTGCTGTTCACCCCCGGGGTGATGGTGGTTTCCGTACCCTGGCAGCTGGAGTCCTCCGAGCGGCGCAAGCAGCAGCGCGAGTGGTCCGCGCCCGGATCGGTCCGGCGCGGCGAACCGCGGCGACAGCGCAAGCCGGAGGCCACCGTCACCGGCCCCGACAAGGGGGCCGGGACCAACGACGCCAAGGACAGCTCTTCGTGA
- a CDS encoding potassium channel family protein has product MHIVIMGCGRVGSALARTLEKQGHSVAVVDQDPTAFRRLGSGFGGRRVTGVGFDQDTLKEAGIEEAGAFAAVSSGDNSNIIAARVARETFGVENVAARIYDPRRAEVYQRLGIPTVATVRWTADQMLRRLLPSGAEPLWQDPSGSVQLAEVPVSPAWVGHRLSELEAAADVRVAFVTRLGEGTLPGADSVLQEGDLVHVMMRISALQSVEAAFAKGPEEGH; this is encoded by the coding sequence GTGCACATCGTCATCATGGGTTGCGGGCGCGTGGGCTCAGCTCTCGCGCGCACCCTGGAGAAACAGGGTCACTCGGTCGCCGTGGTCGACCAGGACCCGACGGCGTTCCGCCGTCTCGGTTCGGGCTTCGGGGGCAGGCGGGTGACCGGGGTCGGCTTCGACCAGGACACCCTCAAGGAGGCCGGCATCGAGGAGGCCGGCGCGTTCGCGGCGGTGAGCAGCGGCGACAACTCCAACATCATCGCCGCGCGGGTGGCCCGCGAGACCTTCGGTGTCGAGAATGTCGCAGCCCGCATCTACGACCCTCGCCGGGCCGAGGTCTACCAGCGGCTCGGCATCCCGACCGTGGCCACCGTGCGCTGGACCGCCGACCAGATGCTGCGCCGGCTGCTGCCCAGCGGCGCTGAGCCGCTCTGGCAGGACCCGAGCGGCTCCGTGCAGCTCGCCGAGGTCCCCGTCTCCCCGGCGTGGGTCGGCCACCGGCTGAGCGAGCTGGAGGCCGCCGCCGATGTACGGGTGGCCTTTGTCACCCGGCTCGGCGAGGGCACCCTGCCCGGAGCCGATTCGGTGCTTCAGGAAGGCGACCTGGTCCATGTGATGATGCGGATCTCCGCACTCCAGTCGGTCGAGGCAGCGTTCGCCAAGGGTCCGGAGGAGGGTCACTGA